In Xiphophorus maculatus strain JP 163 A chromosome 15, X_maculatus-5.0-male, whole genome shotgun sequence, the following are encoded in one genomic region:
- the mrpl19 gene encoding 39S ribosomal protein L19, mitochondrial — translation MAVCTRGLGKLATPLRFCRKLQHQNERLFSTSMCRPAADSEPPKFVPPSKPVIIDKTQTVASLRKFLSPEFVPPRQRTAPFKFFLERKDMIRRRKMLNIPEFYVGSILAVTMADPNASGKTNRFVGICIQRRGNGLGATFVLRNIINNQGVEICYEMYNPRIQKIEVLKLEKRLDDNLMYLRDALPEYSIVDPEMKPVPFSPTGEVPLNSLKVRMRPKPWSKHWERPKFNIQGIRFDLCMTPNQMAGAQKHAQPWREYDMLREYDTTELEEQIFKEVQEEMSK, via the exons ATGGCGGTCTGCACTAGAGGGCTTGGTAAACTTGCTACGCCGCTGCGTTTTTGTCGAAAATTGCAGCACCAGAATGAAC ggttGTTTTCTACATCCATGTGTCGCCCTGCGGCAGACAGCGAACCGCCTAAATTTGTCCCTCCTTCCAAGCCTGTCATAATAGATAAAACACAAACGGTGGCTTCTTTGAGAAA GTTTCTGAGTCCAGAGTTCGTCCCTCCCAGGCAGAGGACGGCTCCTTTCAAGTTTTTCTTGGAGAGGAAAGACATGATTCGCAGGAGGAAAATGCTCAACATTCCCGAATTCTATGTTG GCAGCATTCTTGCAGTGACCATGGCTGATCCTAATGCTAGTGGAAAAACAAACCGCTTTGTGGGTATCTGCATCCAGAGGCGTGGAAACGGGCTGGGCGCCACTTTTGTCTTAAGGAACATCATTAATAATCAAG GTGTTGAGATCTGCTACGAGATGTACAATCCTAGGATCCAGAAAATTGAAGTCCTGAAGCTGGAAAAAAGACTGGACGATAACCTTATGTACCTTAGAGACGCTCTGCCTGAGTACAGCATAGTGGACCCAGAAATGAAGCCTGTGCCCTTCTCCCCTACTGGAGAAGTGCCTCTTAACTCG CTCAAAGTAAGAATGCGTCCAAAGCCGTGGTCCAAACACTGGGAACGGCCCAAGTTCAACATCCAGGGCATCCGCTTCGATCTGTGCATGACGCCCAATCAGATGGCGGGTGCCCAGAAACATGCACAGCCTTGGAGGGAGTATGACATGCTGCGGGAGTATGACACCACCGAACTAGAGGAACAGATCTTCAAAGAAGTGCAGGAGGAGATGAGCAAGTGA